From Saccharomyces kudriavzevii IFO 1802 strain IFO1802 genome assembly, chromosome: 13, a single genomic window includes:
- the MAC1 gene encoding Mac1p (similar to Saccharomyces cerevisiae MAC1 (YMR021C); ancestral locus Anc_2.568) encodes MIIFNGNKYACASCIRGHRSSTCRHSHRMLIKVRTRGRPSPMAIRDAILVDSTSQSREYEDTAQIEGSCCNGMNHQPILFVRASAVRKARMINGKLHILMEEGCTAHEPKDISTFTDDGNRYITEMEFLRKHSPMAPATGTISPESSKSSSSNEKKGSIQADQEPIRHMSNCCKKNKGHNSVPNGKIDKVPSGDIFTPYGSLESASTFNDMLQENYNAAAPEVHDSSETLTPQSTTNVSAPHASDIAAKVEVLTHKGIFLSTQCSCEDESCPCVNCLIHRSEEELNSYIEQSGVPLTNMGEAQITDKMMDYLDDCKCSNKECLCPPDNCTCDGCFSHSTNVIPFEKFFFYGILNARLTRKTQIKFKGKLVPSKYWWDFLKLQVPLMTDAQLELLDIHAWFQKLVSNYAPHLNDVNTP; translated from the coding sequence ATGATAATTTTTAATGGGAACAAATATGCGTGTGCATCGTGTATCAGGGGTCATCGCTCTTCAACATGTAGGCATTCCCATCGAATGCTGATTAAAGTGAGAACTAGAGGAAGGCCTTCTCCTATGGCCATCAGGGACGCCATCTTAGTGGACTCGACTTCTCAAAGCCGAGAATATGAAGATACTGCCCAGATTGAAGGCAGCTGCTGTAATGGAATGAACCATCAACCAATACTGTTTGTACGTGCTTCTGCTGTTAGAAAGGCAAGAATGATAAACGGTAAACTACACATATTAATGGAGGAAGGCTGCACTGCTCATGAGCCTAAAGATATTAGTACATTCACCGATGACGGCAATAGATATATAACCGAAATGGAATTTCTCAGGAAACATTCTCCAATGGCTCCAGCAACAGGAACAATATCTCCAGAATCTAGTAAGTCGTCTTCTTCGAACGAGAAGAAAGGGAGTATTCAGGCGGATCAGGAGCCTATACGGCATATGTCAAACTGCtgtaagaaaaataaaggtcATAATTCGGTTCCCAATGGCAAGATAGACAAGGTACCGTCTGGCGATATTTTTACACCGTACGGTTCTTTAGAATCGGCATCTACTTTTAACGATATGCTACAAGAAAACTATAACGCTGCTGCGCCTGAAGTGCATGATAGTTCTGAAACACTCACTCCACAGAGTACAACAAACGTATCTGCGCCCCACGCAAGTGACATTGCTGCAAAGGTTGAAGTATTAACTCATAAgggtatttttttgagtaCACAATGCTCTTGTGAAGATGAAAGCTGTCCATGTGTCAACTGTCTGATCCATAGGagtgaagaagaacttaATTCATACATTGAGCAAAGCGGTGTTCCTTTGACCAATATGGGTGAAGCTCAAATCACAGATAAGATGATGGACTATTTGGACGACTGCAAATGTTCTAATAAGGAATGTTTATGTCCGCCAGATAATTGTACTTGTGACGGTTGTTTTTCACACTCTACAAATGTTATTCcttttgagaaatttttcttctatgGCATCCTGAATGCAAGGTTAACAAGGAAAACTcaaataaaattcaaaggTAAACTGGTACCGTCAAAATACTGGTGGGACTTTCTGAAACTGCAAGTGCCGTTAATGACAGACGCCCAATTAGAGCTACTTGACATCCATGCGtggtttcaaaaacttgTCTCCAATTATGCACCTCATCTCAACGATGTCAACACCCCG